A genomic stretch from Melospiza georgiana isolate bMelGeo1 chromosome 27, bMelGeo1.pri, whole genome shotgun sequence includes:
- the NKAPD1 gene encoding uncharacterized protein NKAPD1 isoform X1, with the protein MSRVPVGKVLLRNVIRHTGAHNKLQEETEMWKIREWEKQTEETYWKRQSRMLSDTSSSRMRSDGFDEEGHRADWKPRNPQLLDLVEDDLLRARSWNKKLYECEANMPDRWGHSGYKELYPEEFDTDSDQQEGEEQNAVNGKKRSHLGKQTARESHKRKKTKKSHKKKQKKRSHKKRKKKKKEQERSSTDSSQGESEGSGEQTPSTRRGKHKRKKKPRKVPAKEPTSSSGQESDFCHASSSSTSSSEDTESEGRKEKRPPRKRKKRHSSVPERPSEVLEKRSKRKNWKVAGDEKSEDSSDED; encoded by the exons ATGTCCCGCGTGCCCGtggggaaggtgctgctgcGCAACGTCATCCGCCACACCGGAGCGCACAACAAG CTTCAGGAAGAGACAGAAATGTGGAAGATAAGGGAGTGGGAGAAGCAGACAGAAGAGACTTActggaaaaggcagagcagaatGCTGTCAGACACCTCCAG CAGCCGCATGCGCAGCGATGGCTTCGACGaggaggggcacagggcagactGGAAACCCAGGAACCCACAGCTCCTTGACCTGGTGGAAGATGATCTCCTCAGGGCCAGATCCTGGAATAAAAAGCTGTATGAATGTGAAGCCAACATGCCAGACAG GTGGGGGCACAGTGGATACAAAGAGTTGTACCCTGAAGAATTTGACACAGACAG TGATcagcaggaaggagaggagcAAAATGCTGTCAATGGGAAGAAGAGATCCCACCTGGGGAAACAAACAGCCCGTGAGTcccacaaaaggaaaaaaaccaagaaatcccacaagaagaaacaaaaaaagcgCTCACacaaaaagaggaagaaaaagaaaaaggagcaggagagaAGTTCCACAGATTCCTCCCAGGGGGAGAGCGAGGGCTCAGGAGAGCAGACTCCGAGCACCCGCAGAGGAAAACACAAGCGCAAGAAAAAGCCCAGGAAAGTGCCTGCCAAGGAACCTACCTCTTCTTCTGGGCAGGAGAGTGACTTTTGCCATgcaagcagctccagcaccagcagctctgaggacaCTGAGTCCgaggggagaaaggagaagcGGCCCccaaggaagaggaagaagcgGCACAGCTCCGTGCCCGAGAGGCCGAGCGAGGTGCTCGAGAAGAGGAGCAAGAGGAAGAACTGGAAGGTGGCGGGGGATGAGAAATCTGAGGACAGCTCTGATGAGGACTGA
- the NKAPD1 gene encoding uncharacterized protein NKAPD1 isoform X2 has product MSRVPVGKVLLRNVIRHTGAHNKLQEETEMWKIREWEKQTEETYWKRQSRMLSDTSSRMRSDGFDEEGHRADWKPRNPQLLDLVEDDLLRARSWNKKLYECEANMPDRWGHSGYKELYPEEFDTDSDQQEGEEQNAVNGKKRSHLGKQTARESHKRKKTKKSHKKKQKKRSHKKRKKKKKEQERSSTDSSQGESEGSGEQTPSTRRGKHKRKKKPRKVPAKEPTSSSGQESDFCHASSSSTSSSEDTESEGRKEKRPPRKRKKRHSSVPERPSEVLEKRSKRKNWKVAGDEKSEDSSDED; this is encoded by the exons ATGTCCCGCGTGCCCGtggggaaggtgctgctgcGCAACGTCATCCGCCACACCGGAGCGCACAACAAG CTTCAGGAAGAGACAGAAATGTGGAAGATAAGGGAGTGGGAGAAGCAGACAGAAGAGACTTActggaaaaggcagagcagaatGCTGTCAGACACCTCCAG CCGCATGCGCAGCGATGGCTTCGACGaggaggggcacagggcagactGGAAACCCAGGAACCCACAGCTCCTTGACCTGGTGGAAGATGATCTCCTCAGGGCCAGATCCTGGAATAAAAAGCTGTATGAATGTGAAGCCAACATGCCAGACAG GTGGGGGCACAGTGGATACAAAGAGTTGTACCCTGAAGAATTTGACACAGACAG TGATcagcaggaaggagaggagcAAAATGCTGTCAATGGGAAGAAGAGATCCCACCTGGGGAAACAAACAGCCCGTGAGTcccacaaaaggaaaaaaaccaagaaatcccacaagaagaaacaaaaaaagcgCTCACacaaaaagaggaagaaaaagaaaaaggagcaggagagaAGTTCCACAGATTCCTCCCAGGGGGAGAGCGAGGGCTCAGGAGAGCAGACTCCGAGCACCCGCAGAGGAAAACACAAGCGCAAGAAAAAGCCCAGGAAAGTGCCTGCCAAGGAACCTACCTCTTCTTCTGGGCAGGAGAGTGACTTTTGCCATgcaagcagctccagcaccagcagctctgaggacaCTGAGTCCgaggggagaaaggagaagcGGCCCccaaggaagaggaagaagcgGCACAGCTCCGTGCCCGAGAGGCCGAGCGAGGTGCTCGAGAAGAGGAGCAAGAGGAAGAACTGGAAGGTGGCGGGGGATGAGAAATCTGAGGACAGCTCTGATGAGGACTGA
- the SDHD gene encoding succinate dehydrogenase [ubiquinone] cytochrome b small subunit, mitochondrial: MALALLRPRPRGAALALLGSALLRRPAALGAAAARCAPARESHGPPRQGHGGSKAASLHWTGERAVSVLLLGLLPAAYLCPGPAVDYSLAAALTLHGHWGLGQVITDYVHGDVPIKVANTGLYVLSALTFAGLCHFNYHDVGICKAVAMLWSL; this comes from the exons ATGGCGCTGGCGCTGCtgcggccgcggccccgcggggccgcccTGG ctctgctgggctcgGCCCTGCtccgccgccccgccgcgctcggtgccgccgccgcccgctgCGCTCCGGCCCGCGAGAGCCACGGCCCGCCCCGCCAGGGACACG GCGGTTCCAAGGCTGCATCTCTGCACTGGACAGGGGAGCGAGCTGtcagtgtgctgctgctggggctgctccccgcAGCCTACCTGTGCCCTGGACCGGCTGTGGACtattccctggctgctgccctcaCCCTGCACGGCCACTG GGGTCTGGGCCAGGTAATTACTGATTATGTGCACGGAGATGTCCCCATTAAAGTGGCCAACACAGGGCTGTACGTCCTGTCTGCCCTGACCTTCGCTGGCCTCTGCCACTTCAACTACCACGACGTGGGCATCTGCAAGGCTGTGGCCATGCTCTGGAGCCTCTGA
- the IL18 gene encoding interleukin-18, which translates to MSDEEILVYAVELGKNFCLYFEDDDELECDALCKEKTLHRVLRNVNSQLLVVRPDLNVAAFEDVTDQEMQSGKGMLFSIHCYKTTTPLAGLPVAFTVQVENKSYYMCCERECGKMIVRFKEGEVPKEISGESNFIFFKKTFTPCCSQAFKFEYSMEQGMFLAFEEEGYLRKLILKKLSEDEVDETMKISLCKFSQNENHNL; encoded by the exons ATGAGTGATGAAGAGATTCTGGTGTATGCAGTAGAACTTGGAAAAAATTTCTGCCTCTATTTTGAAG ACGACGATG agctggagtgTGATGCCCTGTGCAAGGAAAAGACCCTGCACCGAGTGCTGAGGAACGTGAACAGCCAGCTGCTGGTGGTGCGCCCCGACCTGAACGTGGCAGCCTTTGAGGATGTGACAGACCAGGAGATGCAATCTG GCAAGGGGATGCTTTTCAGCATCCACTGCTACAAAACCACCACACCCTTAGCTGGGCTGCCCGTGGCCTTCACTGTCCAAGTGGAAAACAAGAGTTACTACATGTGCTGTGAGAGGGAATGTGGGAAAATGATCGTCAGGTTCAAG gaAGGAGAAGTTCCCAAAGAAATTTCTGGTGAAAGCAACTTCATCTTTTTCAAAAAGACATTTACACCTTGCTGCTCCCAAGCATTTAAGTTTGAATACTCCATGGAGCAGGGAATGTTCTTGGCCTTTGAGGAAGAAGGTTACTTGAGAAAATTAATCCTTAAGAAACTGTCAGAAGATGAAGTAGATGAAACCATGAAGATAAGTTTATGTAAGTTCAGTCAAAATGAAAATCACAACCTATGA